The segment CCCTGCAGTTACAGTTACAGTTTTGTTTCATCACATGCCACAAACCATTTTGGTATGGCCATGTTCATGTTCATGAGCATGAAACAATTCAGCAAAAGATGGATATGGCTGGTATTTGGCTGGGCTCTTATTATCAGTTTTGCACAGATCTATGTTGGTGCTCATTTTCCGGTTGATGTGCTTGGCGGCAGTCTTTTAGGTATGCTTATTGGTCATAGAACAGCCATTGTTTTCAACAAACAATTTGGCGGGCTACAGGTTAACTGATTGTTGCTTATTTTCAATAAAAAGAGCACTTACTCAAAGGATTGTATCTTTGCGCTTTGACAACAATGGAAATATTTATACTACTCGTTCTTATTTTTCTCAATAGCTTATTTGTAATTGCCGAGATCACATTGGTTTCAGCCCGCCGTTCCCGCCTTGAAATGTTTGCCGCAAAGGGCAGCAGCAGTGCCCGGACAGCCCTTGAACTCTCAGAGAATCCTGAAGTTTTTTTATCGGCAGCGCAGATCGGTATTACGCTTATTGCCATCCTTACCGGTGTTTACTCAGGTGAAAAATTCGGGAAAGATCTTGCACCCATATTTGAGAATATCCCTTTGGTTGCAGAATATGCAGAAGGAATTGCTACTGGTATTGTGGTAGTAATCGTAACCATTCTTTCAATCATACTCGGCGAGCTTATCCCCAAACGAATCGGGCTGATGAATGCCGAAAAAATTGCCATGGCTGTCGCCAAGCCCATGAAGTTTTTTGCAAAAGCAGTTCATCCGTTGGTGTGGTTTTTAAATAAAAGCACCAACCTCATTTTTCGTTTGTTCAATGTGAAAACTGTTTCCGACAATCATGTAACGGAAGAAGAGATCAAAGCCATCATCAGTGAAGGAACTGAACAGGGTACTATTGAAGAAGCAGAACAGGAAATTATTGAACGTGTGTTTCATTTAGGCGACCGAAACATCACTTCGTTAATGACACACCGCAACGATATTCTTTGGTTCGATCTGAATGATAACGAATCGTCCATTAAAGAAAAGATCATCAATCAACCTCACTCCATATACCCTATTTGCGATGGCGATCTTGATAACATTAAAGGGTTTGTGTCCATCAAAGACATGTATGTGTCAGATGATTATACCTTGTTTAAAGACTTGATGAAACCGGCTTTGTTTGTACCTGAAAACAATTCAGCCTACCAGGTATTGGAACGATTTAAACAGGGAAAGATCCACAGTGCATTTATTGTTGATGAATATGGTAGTGTTCAGGGAATGATCACACTCAATGATATCCTCGAAGCAATTGTGGGTGATATTCCTGAGCCGCACCAGGATGATTATGAAATTATCAAAAGGGATGATGGCAGTTATCTGGTAGATGCACAAATACAGTTCTACAAATTCC is part of the Lacibacter sediminis genome and harbors:
- a CDS encoding hemolysin family protein, which codes for MEIFILLVLIFLNSLFVIAEITLVSARRSRLEMFAAKGSSSARTALELSENPEVFLSAAQIGITLIAILTGVYSGEKFGKDLAPIFENIPLVAEYAEGIATGIVVVIVTILSIILGELIPKRIGLMNAEKIAMAVAKPMKFFAKAVHPLVWFLNKSTNLIFRLFNVKTVSDNHVTEEEIKAIISEGTEQGTIEEAEQEIIERVFHLGDRNITSLMTHRNDILWFDLNDNESSIKEKIINQPHSIYPICDGDLDNIKGFVSIKDMYVSDDYTLFKDLMKPALFVPENNSAYQVLERFKQGKIHSAFIVDEYGSVQGMITLNDILEAIVGDIPEPHQDDYEIIKRDDGSYLVDAQIQFYKFLSRFEKTEWMNEGEQEFDTLAGFILHELERIPHAGEKFEWKGFTFEIIDMDGHRIDKVLLHVPDGVGEE